In one Zymobacter palmae genomic region, the following are encoded:
- a CDS encoding DEAD/DEAH box helicase: MKTKSNGDKNRIKSLHDLLDWLRSSSKSEREKGTYFEELVVAYLRNEPAYKDRYSDVWTWKEWAPLHGFSAKDDGIDLIAQEAGTGGFCAIQCKFYAPDYRLKKTEIDSFFTASGRKPFTQRLIVSTTLHWSEHADSALNDQQPPVTKIDLHDLESSLIDWSQFRVDEPPALKPKKSLRDHQRQALNAVTAGFATAERGKLIMACGTGKTFTSLKIAEAMAGRGKAVLFLVPSLSLLSQTLTEWTQESDVPLHSFAVCSDHDVGKKRKRREDDAVQTFVHELRYPATTAADKLAYEVSQRADADHMTVVFGTYHSIDVISQAQHQYGLGEFNLVVCDEAHRTTGATYDGEDDSAFVRVHDNDYLYGRKRLYMTATPRIYGDDSKTTAERNSVTLYSMDNEAWFGKELFVINFSTAVQKGLLVDYKVIVLAVEEYHINRRLQDLLRDDENQLRVDDAAKIVGCWKALSKIGLVGEEGGYSEHMKRAVAFCQVIEAQYAGSAHKVSSKHIAEMFKAVVEAYQEAEEIEATDRITCEAEHVDGSMNASEKEAKLDWLKAEPAKNTCRILSNVRCLSEGVDVPALDAVLFLTPRNSQVDVVQSVGRVMRNAPGKKRGYVVLPVVIPAGVEPNAALDDNKTYKVVWEVLQALRSHDDRFDAAINRLELEGPDRNKMEVIAITEKISAEGRFKASRNNLADSATARYDIGRAAQLPSQSPQMSMEFEVGEIERALYAKIVQKCGNRHHWEQWANDIAEIANTHIDRISTAISSSSDSRARTAFDNFAKEIRDDINNDVTDDEIIEMLAQHLITRPVFDALFSDYAFAAYNPMSQVLQRVLEVLDEEHLEKEAQTLQNFYYSVKMRAEGITSATGRQKIIVELYDKFFRNAFTRLTERLGIVYTPVEVVDFIIHSVNDVLKQEFGQTLGSKGVHIIDPFTGTGTFITRLLQSGLITPEQMPYKYKNEIHANELVLLAYYIAAINIEATYHDLSEGDYVPFEGICLTDTFQMYEKQDMVDRAQDNNSKRRKRQKALDIRVIMSNPPYSIGQRSENDNNHNVGYPYLDSRIRETYATRSNAKLAKGLYDSYIRAIRWASDRIGDCGVIGYVTNAGYLDSNSADGLRRCLVDEFSCLYIFNLRGNARTSGELRRKEKDNVFGMGSRAPIAISILVKNPDSKLHGKIYYYDIGDYLSREEKLEKLNDFHGISGVDKWLDIVPDSHGDWLRQRDDRFGNFMPLGDKKGKQRKLFDNFSLGIITARDAWAYNFSKDSLCKNMRRTISFYNDQMSFIERSVKSSENLIKSKGVEFFIDNNPKNIGWTHNIKKLFIKKEFLFFDESHVIRNLYRPFTKQWLFYDRKWNERVYQMPNIFPNRMCENLLIQINAKFSGSGNVVFICNRMPDLHCNGDSQCFPLYLYDDKGADTHDLFDSDSTSTNARRDAITDEGLEHFLSAYPGESFSKEDLFYYIYGLLHSPDYLERYADNLSKELPRIPRVKSAQDFWAFSRAGRALAKLHIGYEDVAPYPVTIDGPAHPTAAQYRVEKMKFAKVKDPETGKRVDDRSVLIYNSHITLRDIPLRAYDYVVNGKPALAWVVERQCVKTDKASGIVNDANDWAIETMNDPSYPLKLFQRVITVSLETLDIVNSLPPLDILDS; this comes from the coding sequence ATGAAAACTAAATCAAATGGCGATAAAAATAGAATAAAATCTCTTCACGATTTACTGGATTGGTTACGCTCCAGTTCAAAAAGCGAACGGGAAAAGGGGACTTATTTCGAAGAATTGGTCGTGGCCTATCTGCGTAATGAACCTGCTTATAAGGACCGCTATAGCGATGTCTGGACGTGGAAGGAGTGGGCACCGTTGCATGGTTTCAGTGCCAAGGATGATGGCATAGATCTTATTGCGCAAGAGGCAGGAACAGGAGGTTTCTGTGCGATTCAATGCAAGTTTTATGCACCTGACTACCGGTTGAAAAAAACAGAGATCGACAGCTTCTTTACTGCTTCTGGCCGTAAGCCATTTACTCAGCGCTTGATCGTTAGCACAACACTGCACTGGTCTGAGCATGCCGATAGCGCACTTAATGACCAGCAGCCACCTGTCACCAAGATTGATCTTCACGATCTGGAAAGCAGTCTGATTGATTGGTCGCAGTTTCGTGTAGATGAGCCCCCTGCATTGAAGCCGAAGAAGTCGCTGCGTGATCATCAGCGGCAGGCGTTGAACGCGGTAACGGCCGGTTTTGCCACGGCGGAGAGAGGCAAACTGATCATGGCCTGTGGCACAGGGAAGACCTTTACCAGCCTCAAAATTGCCGAAGCCATGGCTGGTCGAGGTAAGGCAGTACTGTTCTTGGTGCCTAGCCTATCACTGCTCTCGCAGACATTGACCGAATGGACACAGGAAAGCGACGTCCCTTTGCACAGCTTTGCGGTGTGCTCTGACCATGATGTGGGCAAGAAGCGTAAGCGGCGCGAGGACGACGCAGTCCAGACCTTCGTACATGAGCTTCGCTATCCTGCTACTACCGCTGCCGACAAGCTGGCTTATGAAGTGTCACAGCGCGCGGATGCTGACCATATGACGGTTGTGTTCGGTACCTATCATTCCATTGATGTTATCAGCCAAGCCCAGCACCAGTATGGGCTGGGTGAGTTCAATCTAGTGGTGTGTGACGAGGCGCATCGTACCACCGGAGCCACCTACGATGGTGAAGATGACAGTGCCTTTGTCCGGGTGCATGACAACGACTATCTGTATGGTCGTAAGCGTCTTTATATGACGGCGACACCGCGTATCTACGGGGATGATTCCAAGACAACAGCTGAGCGCAACAGCGTCACGTTGTATTCCATGGATAACGAAGCTTGGTTTGGCAAAGAGCTATTCGTTATCAATTTTTCGACCGCCGTTCAGAAAGGGCTGCTTGTTGATTACAAGGTCATCGTGCTGGCTGTCGAAGAGTATCATATCAACCGCCGACTGCAGGATCTATTGCGTGATGATGAGAATCAGCTTCGCGTCGATGATGCCGCGAAGATCGTTGGTTGTTGGAAGGCATTGTCCAAAATTGGCTTGGTGGGCGAGGAGGGTGGGTACTCCGAGCATATGAAGCGTGCTGTAGCATTCTGCCAAGTGATTGAGGCTCAGTATGCAGGCAGCGCACACAAGGTCAGCTCCAAGCATATCGCCGAGATGTTCAAAGCAGTTGTTGAGGCCTACCAAGAAGCAGAAGAGATTGAAGCAACAGATCGCATCACCTGTGAAGCCGAGCATGTCGATGGCAGCATGAATGCCTCTGAAAAAGAGGCCAAGCTGGACTGGCTGAAGGCTGAACCCGCCAAGAATACCTGCCGCATTCTCTCCAATGTGCGTTGTCTGTCGGAAGGTGTGGACGTACCTGCACTGGACGCTGTGCTGTTTCTAACGCCGCGTAATTCACAGGTGGATGTCGTACAGTCGGTAGGACGCGTAATGCGCAATGCTCCCGGCAAAAAACGTGGCTATGTGGTGCTGCCCGTAGTTATCCCCGCTGGGGTAGAGCCCAATGCGGCTTTGGATGACAACAAGACCTATAAAGTGGTCTGGGAGGTTCTTCAGGCTCTGCGTTCTCATGATGACCGGTTCGATGCGGCTATCAATCGTTTGGAGCTTGAGGGACCTGATCGCAATAAGATGGAAGTGATCGCGATCACTGAAAAGATCAGCGCTGAAGGGCGCTTCAAAGCCAGTAGAAATAATCTCGCTGACAGTGCTACGGCACGGTATGACATTGGTCGCGCGGCCCAGCTACCATCCCAATCGCCTCAGATGAGCATGGAGTTCGAGGTAGGCGAAATAGAACGCGCTCTATATGCCAAGATCGTACAGAAATGCGGTAATCGGCATCACTGGGAACAATGGGCTAACGATATCGCGGAGATCGCAAACACCCACATCGACCGCATCAGTACAGCGATCAGTAGCTCTTCTGATTCTCGTGCTCGTACTGCCTTCGATAATTTTGCCAAGGAAATCCGCGATGATATCAATAACGATGTCACAGATGACGAGATCATCGAGATGTTGGCCCAGCACCTGATTACTCGTCCCGTTTTCGATGCCTTGTTTTCTGATTACGCCTTCGCTGCCTATAACCCGATGTCTCAGGTGTTGCAGCGAGTGCTAGAAGTGTTGGATGAAGAACATCTCGAGAAAGAAGCACAGACGCTACAAAACTTCTATTACAGTGTGAAGATGCGTGCCGAAGGGATCACCAGTGCCACCGGTCGGCAAAAAATAATCGTCGAGTTGTACGATAAATTCTTCCGCAATGCCTTTACACGACTGACCGAACGCTTAGGCATAGTGTATACACCAGTTGAGGTTGTCGATTTCATTATCCATTCCGTGAATGACGTGCTGAAACAGGAATTCGGCCAGACATTGGGTAGCAAAGGCGTTCATATTATTGACCCCTTTACGGGGACCGGGACGTTTATTACTCGGTTGCTACAATCAGGCCTGATTACTCCAGAACAGATGCCTTATAAATACAAGAACGAGATTCATGCAAACGAACTGGTACTGCTGGCGTATTACATTGCTGCAATCAATATAGAAGCTACCTACCATGATCTGTCTGAAGGTGATTACGTACCTTTTGAAGGTATATGCTTGACCGATACTTTCCAGATGTATGAGAAGCAGGATATGGTCGATAGAGCGCAGGATAATAATTCCAAAAGGCGTAAACGCCAGAAGGCATTGGACATACGCGTGATTATGAGCAATCCCCCTTACTCTATTGGGCAAAGAAGCGAAAATGATAATAACCATAATGTTGGATATCCTTATCTTGATTCAAGAATAAGAGAGACTTATGCTACGCGTTCAAATGCGAAGTTAGCTAAGGGTCTTTATGATAGTTATATTCGTGCCATCCGATGGGCAAGTGACCGCATAGGTGACTGTGGGGTTATTGGATACGTCACTAATGCTGGCTATCTGGATTCTAACTCTGCAGATGGGCTGCGCCGATGCCTAGTAGATGAGTTTTCTTGTTTATATATATTCAATTTGAGAGGTAATGCACGTACATCAGGAGAACTGCGCAGAAAAGAAAAAGATAATGTGTTCGGTATGGGAAGCCGCGCCCCAATAGCTATTTCCATTCTTGTGAAAAACCCAGACTCTAAGCTGCATGGAAAGATATATTACTATGATATTGGCGACTATCTTTCTAGAGAAGAAAAATTAGAAAAACTAAATGATTTTCATGGTATATCGGGAGTCGATAAGTGGTTGGACATCGTTCCTGACTCCCATGGTGACTGGTTGCGACAGCGCGATGATCGCTTCGGTAACTTTATGCCACTGGGGGATAAGAAGGGGAAACAAAGAAAATTATTTGACAACTTTTCTTTGGGTATTATTACTGCCCGAGACGCATGGGCATATAATTTTAGCAAGGATTCCTTGTGTAAGAATATGAGGAGGACTATAAGTTTTTACAATGATCAGATGAGCTTTATTGAAAGATCGGTTAAATCATCGGAAAATTTAATAAAAAGTAAAGGAGTGGAGTTTTTTATTGACAATAATCCTAAAAATATAGGGTGGACTCATAATATCAAAAAATTATTTATTAAAAAAGAATTTTTGTTTTTTGATGAGAGTCATGTGATCAGAAATTTGTATAGACCCTTTACAAAGCAGTGGCTATTCTACGATCGCAAATGGAATGAAAGGGTCTATCAAATGCCTAATATATTTCCTAATAGGATGTGTGAAAATTTACTTATTCAAATAAATGCGAAATTTAGTGGAAGTGGGAATGTGGTTTTCATATGCAATAGAATGCCTGATCTCCACTGCAATGGTGATTCACAATGTTTCCCTCTCTATCTCTATGACGATAAAGGTGCGGACACCCACGATCTGTTCGATAGTGACTCTACATCGACTAATGCTCGCCGCGATGCCATTACCGACGAGGGATTAGAGCACTTCCTGTCGGCCTATCCTGGTGAGTCATTCAGCAAAGAGGATCTGTTCTATTACATCTATGGTTTGCTGCATTCACCGGATTATCTTGAACGTTATGCTGATAACTTAAGCAAGGAGCTGCCACGTATTCCACGAGTGAAGTCTGCGCAGGACTTCTGGGCCTTTAGTCGTGCGGGGCGTGCGCTAGCGAAGCTGCACATTGGTTATGAAGATGTTGCTCCTTATCCTGTCACCATTGATGGGCCGGCGCACCCGACCGCAGCACAGTATCGTGTCGAAAAGATGAAGTTCGCTAAGGTGAAAGATCCTGAAACCGGCAAGCGCGTCGATGACCGTTCAGTGTTGATCTACAACAGCCATATCACGCTACGCGATATTCCATTGCGGGCATACGACTATGTAGTGAATGGCAAGCCTGCATTGGCCTGGGTCGTTGAGCGTCAGTGCGTGAAGACCGATAAGGCTAGCGGCATTGTTAATGATGCCAATGACTGGGCGATTGAAACGATGAATGATCCATCCTATCCATTGAAGCTGTTCCAGCGGGTAATTACCGTGAGCTTGGAAACGCTGGATATTGTCAACAGCTTGCCTCCACTCGATATTTTGGATAGCTAG
- a CDS encoding SMI1/KNR4 family protein: MKDVQLPDDVERGIHMLEQVLGARLPPCYRGFLHRTVGGADVMERESARGDWVCWYGHALLEERNVTYGIQSVASTLLLIGQDGDLGYFIDMVEGADAIYSVDLGALGSDEPEKVANSISELL, encoded by the coding sequence ATGAAAGATGTCCAGTTACCAGATGACGTTGAACGCGGTATCCACATGCTGGAGCAGGTGCTGGGTGCTCGATTGCCTCCCTGTTACCGAGGGTTCCTCCATCGGACAGTAGGAGGTGCCGATGTCATGGAGCGTGAGAGCGCCCGGGGCGACTGGGTCTGCTGGTATGGGCATGCACTGTTGGAAGAGCGCAATGTCACCTACGGCATACAGAGCGTTGCATCGACACTGCTATTGATCGGGCAGGACGGCGACCTTGGTTACTTCATTGATATGGTCGAGGGGGCTGATGCCATCTACAGCGTAGACCTAGGCGCACTGGGCAGTGATGAACCGGAGAAAGTAGCCAACAGCATTAGCGAGCTGCTGTGA